A stretch of the Photobacterium toruni genome encodes the following:
- the apaG gene encoding Co2+/Mg2+ efflux protein ApaG, with product MRINHQQRILPVSISSPPTIKCHVVSHYLAEQSQPDQQRYVFSYTITIKNLGRGSAHLLKRYWLITDANGKKLVIEGDGVVGQQPHINATDEFTYTSGTIIETPVGVMQGQYTMEDEAGNHFKVEVAPFRLAMPNILH from the coding sequence ATGAGAATAAATCATCAGCAAAGGATATTGCCTGTGAGTATCTCATCTCCTCCAACGATCAAATGCCATGTTGTCAGTCATTATCTCGCCGAACAATCGCAACCTGATCAGCAACGTTACGTCTTTTCCTATACCATCACCATTAAAAATTTAGGTCGTGGCAGCGCTCACTTACTTAAACGCTATTGGTTAATCACCGATGCTAATGGCAAAAAATTGGTTATTGAAGGTGATGGCGTTGTCGGACAACAACCTCATATTAATGCTACTGATGAATTCACTTATACCAGTGGTACTATCATCGAAACACCTGTTGGTGTGATGCAAGGTCAATACACCATGGAAGATGAGGCGGGTAATCATTTTAAGGTTGAAGTTGCACCATTTCGACTAGCAATGCCGAACATTCTTCATTAA
- the surA gene encoding peptidylprolyl isomerase SurA: MKKWKYSALSVMLMGMTATAIAAPQLQELNQIVTTVNDGVILQSDVNAMMKTVHLNAAAEGQQLPPNNILRQQVMDKLIMENLQIQQAKQLGLRIDDSQLDQAVADVAKQRNMTVDQLRQDLASAGISYPMFREQLRNDMLASEARTIIVRKRVNILPQEVDNLAAQLAKQTQQNVQYNISQIQIAVNDDADKATREKAKQEADKIYTEIKQGANFAELAYRYSKGPKALKGGEWGWMSKEEMPTIFADQIKTSSKDSVIGPFRSGVGYHILKINDVKGMPTVSVVEVKARHILIKTSVILSDAAAKRELENIRQKIISGKESFAAAAKQYSADPGSAANGGQLGWQVPSIYAPAFEKEVETLPIDKISQPFKSQFGWHIVEVEGRRNVDRTEAALKNRAAQILFNRKFNEEAQTWLQDLRAGAYIEQMNKVNNG, from the coding sequence ATGAAAAAGTGGAAGTATTCGGCGCTAAGCGTAATGCTAATGGGCATGACAGCAACAGCGATTGCCGCTCCTCAACTGCAAGAACTAAATCAAATTGTTACCACGGTTAATGATGGCGTGATTTTACAAAGTGACGTTAATGCAATGATGAAAACAGTTCATCTTAATGCGGCGGCAGAGGGGCAACAACTGCCTCCTAACAATATTCTACGCCAGCAGGTGATGGATAAATTGATCATGGAAAATTTGCAGATCCAGCAGGCAAAACAGCTGGGTTTACGCATTGATGATAGCCAATTAGATCAAGCCGTTGCCGATGTTGCTAAACAACGCAATATGACCGTTGATCAACTACGTCAAGATTTAGCAAGCGCAGGTATTAGCTACCCAATGTTCCGTGAGCAATTACGTAATGACATGCTAGCTTCTGAAGCTCGCACTATTATTGTGCGTAAGCGGGTCAATATTCTGCCTCAAGAAGTTGATAACCTTGCAGCACAATTAGCAAAGCAAACTCAACAAAACGTCCAATACAATATCAGTCAAATTCAGATTGCTGTTAATGACGACGCTGATAAAGCGACCCGAGAAAAAGCCAAGCAAGAAGCTGACAAAATTTATACTGAGATCAAACAAGGTGCTAATTTTGCTGAATTGGCTTACCGCTACTCCAAAGGACCAAAGGCCCTAAAAGGGGGTGAGTGGGGTTGGATGAGCAAAGAAGAAATGCCAACAATTTTTGCCGACCAAATTAAAACCAGCAGCAAAGACAGTGTAATTGGTCCTTTCCGTAGTGGCGTTGGTTACCATATTTTAAAAATTAATGACGTTAAAGGCATGCCAACAGTTTCTGTGGTTGAAGTAAAAGCCCGTCATATTTTAATCAAGACCTCGGTTATTCTTAGCGACGCTGCAGCGAAACGTGAATTAGAAAATATTCGTCAAAAAATCATTAGTGGCAAAGAAAGCTTTGCAGCTGCCGCTAAACAATACAGTGCCGATCCAGGTTCTGCGGCTAATGGTGGCCAATTAGGCTGGCAAGTACCATCAATCTATGCGCCTGCTTTTGAAAAAGAAGTAGAAACATTACCGATAGATAAAATTAGCCAACCCTTTAAATCTCAATTTGGCTGGCACATTGTTGAAGTGGAAGGTCGTCGTAATGTCGATCGCACTGAAGCTGCATTAAAAAATCGTGCCGCTCAAATCCTCTTTAATCGTAAGTTTAATGAAGAAGCGCAAACATGGTTACAAGACCTACGTGCTGGCGCATATATTGAACAAATGAATAAGGTAAATAATGGCTAA
- the djlA gene encoding co-chaperone DjlA, with the protein MQRTGIWGKIFGALLGILLGPKYIGFLIGLFIGHQFDKAYARQMNGGFGGFGGKNATNAERQAEFFNACFATMGHMAKAKGRVTENEIRVASTIMDRMGLQGESRRQAQNAFREGKEDDFPLEETLNRVRSRAGRADLLQFFLELQIQAAFADGQLHPKERELLHVIARYLGFSEAQLEQRLQMQEAAFRFQQGGFNQQYQQQGGGFQAPPTRDQLADAFKVLGVNEDASAQEVKRAYRKQMNEHHPDKLAAKGLPPEMMEIAKQKTQELQAAYDLIRKEKGFK; encoded by the coding sequence ATGCAGAGAACGGGTATATGGGGAAAAATTTTCGGTGCTCTACTGGGAATATTGCTTGGCCCTAAATATATAGGCTTTTTAATTGGTTTATTTATTGGCCATCAATTTGATAAAGCGTATGCCCGTCAAATGAATGGCGGTTTTGGTGGCTTTGGTGGTAAAAATGCGACCAATGCAGAGCGCCAAGCAGAGTTTTTTAATGCCTGTTTTGCAACCATGGGACATATGGCTAAGGCTAAAGGTCGCGTAACGGAAAACGAAATTCGAGTGGCAAGTACGATTATGGATCGTATGGGGCTGCAAGGTGAGTCTCGTCGCCAAGCGCAAAATGCGTTTCGTGAAGGTAAAGAAGATGACTTTCCTCTAGAAGAAACCCTTAACCGGGTTCGTAGTCGCGCTGGTCGAGCTGATTTATTACAGTTTTTTTTAGAACTTCAAATTCAAGCGGCGTTTGCCGATGGGCAATTACACCCGAAAGAACGTGAACTATTACATGTTATTGCACGTTATCTTGGTTTCTCTGAAGCTCAATTAGAACAACGTTTACAGATGCAAGAAGCGGCATTTCGTTTCCAACAAGGTGGTTTTAATCAGCAGTATCAACAACAAGGTGGCGGTTTTCAGGCACCACCTACTCGTGATCAATTAGCGGATGCATTTAAGGTTTTAGGTGTTAACGAAGACGCGTCAGCACAAGAAGTAAAACGTGCTTACCGTAAACAAATGAATGAACACCATCCTGATAAATTAGCAGCTAAAGGTTTACCACCAGAAATGATGGAAATAGCTAAGCAAAAGACCCAAGAACTGCAAGCGGCTTATGATCTGATTCGTAAAGAAAAAGGCTTTAAATAA
- a CDS encoding symmetrical bis(5'-nucleosyl)-tetraphosphatase — protein MATYLVGDIQGCLPDLKKLLAQANFDPHHDHLWLAGDLVARGPESLETLRFVKALGDHATVILGNHDLHLLAVSHQLARAKKSDNIHQIFTAEDSKELLDWLRHQPLLAEHPHYPLVMVHAGITPQWTLEQARQHAREVEQLLQSDDYLWLLKNMYGDGPDWWQDDLSRLARLRFTINSFTRMRFCDPLGRLDMHCKVQPNDPTVGNLIPWFDVKRTQPIEKTIIFGHWAALMGHQDDHCIGLDTGCVWGNSLTMLRWEDGQRFVTECPLYA, from the coding sequence ATGGCGACTTATCTTGTCGGTGATATTCAAGGCTGTTTACCCGACTTAAAAAAACTATTGGCCCAAGCAAATTTCGATCCTCACCATGATCATTTATGGCTTGCAGGCGATCTGGTTGCACGCGGACCTGAATCTTTAGAAACATTACGTTTTGTAAAAGCATTAGGCGATCATGCGACGGTTATTTTAGGCAATCATGATCTGCATTTATTAGCGGTATCTCACCAACTAGCACGCGCAAAAAAAAGCGATAATATTCATCAAATTTTTACCGCAGAAGATAGCAAAGAATTACTTGATTGGTTACGCCACCAGCCTCTATTGGCTGAACACCCCCACTATCCATTAGTAATGGTTCATGCTGGTATTACGCCACAATGGACACTTGAGCAAGCCCGTCAGCATGCACGTGAAGTCGAGCAACTGCTACAATCTGATGACTATTTATGGTTATTAAAAAACATGTATGGCGATGGTCCCGATTGGTGGCAAGACGACCTTTCCCGTTTAGCGCGATTACGATTTACGATCAACAGCTTTACACGGATGCGCTTTTGTGATCCTCTAGGACGATTAGATATGCACTGCAAGGTGCAACCTAATGATCCTACCGTCGGTAATTTAATTCCATGGTTTGATGTTAAACGTACTCAACCGATAGAAAAAACCATTATTTTCGGCCATTGGGCGGCATTAATGGGCCACCAAGATGATCATTGTATTGGCTTAGACACTGGCTGCGTATGGGGCAATAGCTTAACCATGCTACGCTGGGAAGATGGACAACGGTTTGTCACAGAGTGCCCACTCTACGCATGA
- a CDS encoding threonine/serine exporter family protein: protein MDINMERVLLPLSEAQQRKVTRLAIEAGQRLLQHGAESTVIMDVTRRLGLALGVEHVEVSLSASSMVISTRHLGCCITTTRRCQDGGINMQIVTDIQRICILVERGLLDDNDVQHRLENLKTQRYNRWLVVVMIGLSCAAFSRLAGGDWPVFLLTFCASSVGMYVRQQIASYHFNPLLNFGVTAFVTTLISGLGEVYNIGAQPFLAMASSVLMLVPGFPLINAVADMVKGFPSMGLARWTMASLLTLSTCMGIIAAMNVLGVWGWLL, encoded by the coding sequence ATGGATATCAACATGGAGAGAGTATTACTGCCGTTGAGTGAAGCCCAGCAACGAAAAGTCACTCGGCTGGCCATAGAGGCTGGCCAGCGGTTATTACAACATGGTGCTGAGAGCACCGTTATTATGGATGTTACCCGTCGGTTAGGGTTAGCACTTGGTGTTGAACATGTTGAAGTGTCATTATCGGCGAGTTCAATGGTGATCAGTACTCGTCATTTAGGCTGTTGTATTACCACGACTCGACGTTGCCAAGACGGTGGTATCAACATGCAAATAGTGACCGATATTCAACGAATTTGTATTCTTGTTGAGCGAGGGTTATTGGATGATAATGACGTTCAACATCGCTTAGAAAACCTCAAAACTCAGCGTTATAATCGCTGGTTAGTGGTGGTTATGATTGGTCTATCCTGTGCTGCATTTAGTCGTTTAGCAGGAGGAGATTGGCCCGTATTTTTACTGACTTTTTGTGCCTCTTCTGTGGGAATGTATGTGCGTCAACAGATTGCCAGTTACCACTTTAATCCGCTGCTCAATTTTGGCGTTACAGCGTTTGTAACCACACTCATTTCAGGGCTTGGTGAAGTGTACAATATTGGTGCTCAACCCTTTTTAGCGATGGCCTCATCGGTACTGATGTTAGTGCCTGGTTTTCCATTAATTAATGCCGTAGCCGACATGGTAAAAGGTTTTCCAAGCATGGGTTTAGCCCGTTGGACAATGGCAAGTTTATTAACATTATCGACCTGTATGGGGATTATCGCCGCAATGAATGTACTGGGTGTGTGGGGGTGGTTACTATGA
- the lptD gene encoding LPS assembly protein LptD, translating into MSLTSHSLLATMISLALYGPAMAADITPTSGGNHNHKTIADPANNAINGNKNPIAMVRGVCIPEKDRQQDTNNEPIHISADRVEAQQNTAAVYSGDVVVKQGTRTIVADKATLQQPANIVTANGNVFYQDGGMDIDAKSLTSDLDTKDAQMDDAVYRMTCQAGRGDAKLIERRNVDGTQFYKMTDGTYTTCPENDKSWRFAAGSLDRDGKSPFADLYNARFEVLDVPVFYLPWLRVPVTDQRLTGFLYPSISYGSKNGMELETPFYWNIAPNYDLTVTPKYMNHRGLQLTSEFRYLTDFGQGKVIGEYLGHDKKYRDYDKRWGFQWTHSGIIDKNWLLNIDYSKVSDAKYFDDVDSIIGQREDNNLLQTASLAYRNDNWDTNLMVRDFQPLTESGQGTQYRLMPQLSSTYYKSNLPYGLDFSLPMSISKFDTDDRSKPTADRVTFDPTLTLPYATPWWSVTTQAKLMYAHYNQQFNVNENSKLSTLDKTANRTVPEFRVNSSLYFERDTSIMGEHYTQSLEPQLQYLYVKNVDQSGIYNPVNYNGGGYDSTRLQQDYYGLFSDRTYSGHDYIAPANQFTVGATTRYYDEDFKERFTLSLGQIFYIDKPVADGTEAKSYSATALETEFNLDDNLFFKSSMQYDSSENEIQQGSTAVEYRDGRVFVQPSYRYVSSSYLTKYVDNPNVEVNGKRDGISQLGLSAGFPINDNIDITADYFQDMNVNKMLESRVGLVYRSACWMIGLSYNRYAKDPLNQDFTEYDSNVSFSFSLLGLQGARPFGQTSDDGGNILGYADPFTLKN; encoded by the coding sequence ATGTCACTTACCTCTCACAGTTTACTAGCCACAATGATTAGCTTAGCTCTATATGGCCCAGCAATGGCTGCTGACATCACCCCTACAAGTGGTGGTAATCACAACCACAAAACCATTGCCGATCCTGCTAATAATGCAATTAATGGTAACAAAAATCCAATTGCGATGGTACGTGGCGTCTGTATTCCGGAAAAAGATCGCCAACAAGATACCAACAACGAACCGATCCATATCAGTGCTGACCGTGTTGAAGCACAACAAAATACAGCCGCAGTATATTCAGGTGATGTAGTCGTTAAACAAGGCACACGAACAATAGTGGCTGATAAAGCGACCTTGCAACAACCCGCTAATATTGTGACCGCTAACGGTAATGTTTTCTATCAAGATGGTGGCATGGACATTGATGCCAAAAGCTTAACCAGTGATCTTGATACTAAAGACGCACAAATGGATGATGCAGTCTATAGAATGACCTGTCAGGCGGGCCGTGGTGATGCTAAATTAATTGAACGCCGCAATGTTGATGGTACTCAATTTTACAAAATGACCGATGGGACTTATACCACCTGTCCTGAGAACGATAAAAGCTGGCGTTTTGCGGCCGGTAGTTTAGATCGTGATGGTAAGTCACCCTTTGCTGATCTATACAATGCTCGCTTTGAAGTACTCGATGTTCCGGTATTTTATCTACCGTGGTTGCGTGTTCCAGTTACCGATCAACGTCTTACTGGCTTCTTATACCCGTCAATTAGCTACGGCTCCAAAAACGGTATGGAGCTAGAAACACCCTTTTACTGGAACATAGCTCCCAATTACGATTTAACCGTTACCCCTAAGTATATGAACCACAGAGGATTACAGTTAACCTCTGAATTCCGTTATCTGACAGATTTTGGTCAAGGTAAAGTCATCGGTGAATATTTAGGTCACGATAAAAAATACCGCGACTACGATAAGCGTTGGGGTTTCCAATGGACACATAGCGGTATTATCGATAAAAACTGGTTACTAAACATTGATTATAGCAAAGTCAGTGATGCTAAATATTTTGATGACGTCGACTCAATTATCGGTCAACGTGAAGATAATAACCTATTACAAACTGCATCGTTGGCATACCGTAATGATAATTGGGATACCAATTTAATGGTACGTGACTTTCAACCACTGACTGAAAGTGGCCAAGGCACTCAATACCGTTTAATGCCCCAACTATCAAGCACCTACTATAAATCTAATCTGCCTTATGGCTTAGATTTCAGTTTACCAATGAGTATCAGTAAATTTGATACTGATGACAGATCAAAACCAACCGCAGATCGAGTTACCTTTGATCCAACATTAACCTTACCTTACGCAACACCTTGGTGGTCAGTCACCACACAAGCTAAGTTAATGTATGCGCATTACAATCAACAATTTAATGTTAATGAAAACTCAAAATTAAGCACTCTCGATAAAACAGCTAATCGTACCGTGCCTGAATTTAGAGTTAACAGTAGCCTCTACTTTGAACGTGATACCTCAATCATGGGCGAGCATTACACTCAAAGTTTAGAGCCACAACTGCAATATTTATATGTTAAAAATGTTGATCAAAGTGGCATCTATAACCCCGTTAATTATAACGGTGGGGGCTATGATTCAACCCGCTTACAACAAGATTATTATGGTCTATTTAGCGATAGAACATATAGCGGTCACGATTATATCGCGCCAGCTAACCAATTTACCGTTGGTGCCACAACACGTTACTATGATGAAGATTTTAAGGAACGTTTTACCCTGTCGCTAGGTCAAATATTCTATATTGATAAACCCGTCGCTGATGGTACTGAAGCAAAAAGTTATTCTGCAACGGCACTAGAAACCGAATTTAATCTTGATGATAACTTGTTCTTCAAAAGTTCAATGCAATATGACTCAAGTGAAAATGAAATACAGCAAGGCAGTACCGCCGTTGAATACCGTGATGGTCGAGTCTTTGTTCAACCGAGTTATCGCTATGTTTCAAGTAGTTACTTAACAAAATATGTTGATAACCCTAACGTTGAAGTCAATGGTAAACGTGATGGTATTTCACAATTAGGTCTGTCTGCCGGTTTCCCAATTAACGATAATATTGATATTACCGCGGATTATTTCCAAGATATGAATGTCAATAAAATGCTAGAGAGTCGCGTAGGCTTGGTTTACCGCTCTGCCTGTTGGATGATAGGGTTAAGCTACAATCGCTATGCAAAAGATCCATTGAACCAAGATTTTACCGAATACGACAGCAATGTCAGTTTCTCGTTTAGTCTCCTTGGGCTTCAAGGTGCGCGACCATTTGGTCAAACATCAGATGATGGCGGCAATATTCTGGGTTATGCAGACCCATTCACACTTAAAAATTAA
- the pdxA gene encoding 4-hydroxythreonine-4-phosphate dehydrogenase PdxA, protein MTNTQRIVITPGEPAGIGPDLVIALCQQHWPHQLVICADAQVMVERAAQLGLPLTILPYQSELAAQPHQAGTMTIIQVDSAVKVTCGQLNEQNGLYVLATLERAAAGCMSGEFAAIVTGPVHKGIINRAGVSFSGHTEFFAQQSDTAQVVMMLATEGLRVALVTTHIPLNCVAKAITEPRLKQVIRILHADLVTKFGIESPKIYVCGLNPHAGEDGCLGMEEINTIAPTLEQLRQQEGMDLIGPLPADTIFQEKYLANADTVLAMYHDQGLPVLKYKGFGKSVNITLGLPFIRTSVDHGTALELAGTGQADIGSLRTALSHALELVEKQA, encoded by the coding sequence ATGACTAACACACAACGGATTGTAATCACCCCAGGTGAACCGGCCGGGATTGGCCCTGATTTAGTCATTGCCTTGTGTCAGCAACATTGGCCGCACCAACTTGTTATTTGTGCTGATGCGCAGGTTATGGTAGAACGTGCGGCTCAATTAGGTTTACCTTTAACCATTTTGCCTTATCAGTCCGAGTTAGCAGCGCAACCGCATCAAGCGGGAACGATGACAATCATTCAGGTTGATAGCGCCGTTAAAGTGACCTGTGGGCAACTTAACGAGCAAAATGGTCTCTATGTATTAGCGACATTAGAGCGTGCCGCAGCAGGTTGCATGAGTGGCGAATTCGCCGCGATTGTTACCGGCCCTGTTCATAAAGGGATCATTAACCGTGCTGGAGTCTCTTTTAGTGGTCACACTGAGTTTTTTGCACAGCAGTCTGATACAGCGCAAGTTGTTATGATGTTAGCAACTGAAGGTTTACGGGTTGCTTTAGTAACAACCCATATTCCTTTAAACTGTGTCGCTAAAGCCATTACAGAACCTCGGCTAAAACAAGTTATTCGTATCTTGCATGCTGATCTAGTCACTAAATTTGGTATTGAATCTCCCAAAATTTATGTTTGTGGGCTCAATCCTCATGCTGGTGAAGATGGCTGTTTGGGGATGGAAGAAATTAATACCATAGCCCCAACATTAGAGCAATTACGTCAACAAGAAGGCATGGATCTTATCGGGCCGTTACCGGCTGATACCATCTTTCAAGAAAAATATTTAGCTAATGCCGATACGGTGTTAGCCATGTATCACGATCAAGGGTTACCGGTGCTGAAATACAAAGGCTTCGGTAAATCTGTCAACATTACGTTGGGACTTCCCTTTATCAGAACTTCAGTAGATCATGGTACCGCACTGGAACTCGCAGGTACTGGGCAAGCAGACATAGGTAGCCTTCGGACAGCGCTATCCCACGCCCTCGAATTGGTAGAAAAACAAGCATGA
- a CDS encoding threonine/serine exporter family protein — protein MTLMVALLNDMLLAMIPALGFALVFNVPQKALKYCAIGGAIGHGTRFLLMHWGLSIEWSTLIAATTVGMIGVHWSHRFLAHPKVFTVAALIPMVPGVFAFKAMIAIVEINHRGFSLALWGVMIDNVLKAVFIVAALAIGLAMPGLLFYRRRPVV, from the coding sequence ATGACATTGATGGTGGCATTACTGAATGATATGTTGCTAGCGATGATCCCTGCATTGGGGTTTGCATTGGTATTTAATGTGCCTCAAAAAGCCTTAAAATATTGCGCTATTGGTGGTGCAATTGGTCATGGGACACGGTTTCTATTAATGCATTGGGGGCTTTCAATTGAGTGGTCAACTCTTATCGCTGCAACCACTGTTGGTATGATTGGTGTTCATTGGTCACACCGTTTTTTAGCCCATCCTAAAGTGTTTACTGTTGCAGCGTTGATCCCTATGGTGCCGGGGGTATTTGCCTTTAAAGCCATGATTGCTATCGTTGAAATCAACCATCGAGGCTTTTCATTAGCCTTATGGGGGGTCATGATTGATAACGTCTTGAAAGCGGTATTTATTGTTGCAGCGTTAGCGATTGGATTGGCGATGCCCGGGTTATTGTTTTATCGCCGTCGTCCTGTGGTATAA
- the folA gene encoding type 3 dihydrofolate reductase, translating into MKISMIAAMAHDRIIGKNNSMPWHLPADFTWFKHCTLGKPIVMGRKTFESIGRPLPGRLNIVISRNPDFNAAGITVVSDIAAAQLAANGAPELMIIGGGSIYQACLPIADRLYLTFIDADIEGGDTQFPEWGDHWHPVESQHYNADEKNAYAMDFVILERS; encoded by the coding sequence ATGAAGATCAGTATGATCGCAGCAATGGCACATGATCGGATCATTGGTAAAAATAATAGCATGCCATGGCATTTGCCGGCTGATTTTACATGGTTTAAGCATTGTACGCTAGGTAAACCGATTGTGATGGGGCGTAAAACCTTTGAGTCGATTGGACGTCCGTTACCGGGGCGGTTAAATATCGTGATCAGTCGTAATCCTGATTTTAATGCTGCGGGTATAACAGTTGTCAGTGATATTGCAGCTGCTCAGTTAGCGGCTAATGGTGCACCAGAGTTAATGATCATTGGTGGTGGCAGTATTTATCAAGCGTGTTTACCGATAGCGGATAGATTATATTTAACGTTTATTGATGCTGATATTGAGGGCGGGGATACGCAATTTCCAGAGTGGGGTGATCATTGGCATCCTGTTGAAAGTCAACATTATAATGCCGATGAAAAAAATGCTTATGCGATGGATTTTGTGATCCTTGAACGATCATAG
- the rsmA gene encoding 16S rRNA (adenine(1518)-N(6)/adenine(1519)-N(6))-dimethyltransferase RsmA translates to MSSDQVHLGHRARKRFGQNFLKDPYIIDGIVSAINPLPGQNLVEIGPGLGAITEYVGKLVDKFTVIELDRDLAERLRNHPDLASKLTIHEGDAMRFDFTQLIKENNKLRIFGNLPYNISTPLMFHIFEFHKDVLDMHFMLQKEVVNRLAAGPGSKAYGRLTVMAQYYCKVMPVLEVPPESFVPAPKVDSAVVRLTPYEVLPFPCTNLKWLDRVCREGFNQRRKTIRNCYKGLLTPEQLEALGINPGHRPENITVEQFVAMANWLDVNFQKEEQ, encoded by the coding sequence ATGAGCAGCGATCAAGTCCACTTAGGTCACCGCGCGCGTAAGCGCTTTGGCCAAAACTTTTTAAAAGACCCATATATTATTGATGGCATTGTGTCAGCGATTAACCCTTTACCAGGCCAAAACTTGGTAGAGATTGGCCCCGGCCTTGGTGCAATCACTGAATATGTTGGTAAGTTAGTTGATAAATTTACTGTTATCGAACTTGACCGAGATTTGGCGGAGCGTTTACGTAATCACCCCGATCTAGCGTCAAAACTAACGATTCATGAAGGCGATGCAATGCGCTTCGACTTTACACAACTTATTAAAGAAAATAATAAGTTGCGTATTTTCGGTAACTTGCCTTACAACATCTCAACCCCGTTGATGTTCCACATTTTTGAATTCCATAAAGATGTACTAGATATGCACTTTATGCTTCAAAAAGAAGTGGTTAATCGTCTAGCTGCAGGTCCTGGTAGTAAAGCTTACGGCCGTTTAACGGTTATGGCGCAGTACTACTGTAAAGTGATGCCAGTATTGGAAGTGCCGCCAGAATCTTTCGTACCAGCACCAAAAGTAGATTCAGCAGTTGTGCGTTTGACGCCGTATGAAGTACTGCCGTTCCCATGTACTAACCTAAAATGGCTAGATCGTGTGTGTCGTGAAGGCTTCAACCAACGCCGTAAAACAATCCGTAACTGTTACAAAGGCTTGTTAACACCAGAACAGCTAGAAGCGCTAGGTATTAACCCAGGTCACCGTCCAGAAAATATTACGGTAGAACAATTTGTTGCTATGGCTAATTGGCTTGATGTTAATTTCCAAAAAGAAGAGCAATAA
- the cgtA gene encoding Obg family GTPase CgtA, with protein sequence MKFIDEAVIRADAGDGGNGVVSFRTEKYIPRGGPDGGDGGDGGDVYLYADENFNTLIDYRFERFHAAERGENGRGGNCTGKRGADEVLTVPVGTRAIDEDTGEVIADLTEHGMKVMVAKGGFHGLGNTRFKSSVNRAPRQKSMGSKGEIRHLRLELLLLADVGMLGLPNAGKSTFIRAVSSAKPKVADYPFTTLVPSLGVVRVDAERSFVVADIPGLIEGAADGAGLGIRFLKHLERCRVLLHMVDLLPADGSDPVENAFTIINELEQYSDKLGNKPRWIVFNKADLLDEEQAQEKITEVLEALAWEGKHYSISALNRIGTKELTYDLMAAIDALPRVKYEVEEQKENKVDFKWDDYHAEQIKKVQDEDDDDDWDDWNEDDYDVEIIYKP encoded by the coding sequence ATGAAGTTTATAGATGAAGCGGTTATTCGCGCCGATGCCGGTGATGGCGGTAACGGTGTAGTAAGTTTTCGTACTGAAAAGTACATTCCTCGTGGCGGCCCTGATGGCGGCGACGGCGGCGACGGTGGTGATGTTTACCTATACGCTGATGAAAACTTCAATACACTAATTGATTACCGTTTTGAGCGTTTCCATGCCGCTGAGCGTGGTGAAAATGGCCGTGGCGGTAACTGTACTGGTAAACGCGGTGCGGATGAAGTATTAACAGTGCCTGTAGGTACACGTGCTATTGATGAAGATACCGGTGAAGTGATTGCCGATCTTACTGAACATGGTATGAAAGTGATGGTTGCTAAAGGCGGTTTCCACGGTCTAGGTAATACACGCTTTAAATCATCTGTAAACCGTGCACCACGTCAAAAGAGTATGGGTAGTAAAGGTGAAATTCGTCATTTACGTCTAGAACTACTGCTTTTAGCTGATGTGGGTATGTTAGGTTTACCTAATGCGGGTAAATCTACCTTTATTCGCGCTGTATCGTCTGCTAAGCCGAAAGTAGCTGATTACCCGTTCACGACCCTTGTTCCAAGCTTGGGCGTGGTACGTGTTGATGCAGAGCGTAGTTTTGTTGTTGCCGATATTCCAGGTCTAATTGAAGGTGCTGCTGACGGTGCTGGCTTAGGTATTCGCTTCTTGAAGCACCTTGAGCGTTGTCGCGTGTTATTGCACATGGTTGATCTGCTACCTGCAGATGGTTCAGATCCAGTAGAGAATGCCTTTACTATTATCAATGAGCTTGAGCAATACAGCGATAAACTTGGTAATAAGCCACGTTGGATTGTATTTAACAAAGCAGATCTTCTTGATGAAGAACAAGCACAAGAAAAGATCACTGAAGTGCTTGAAGCATTAGCATGGGAAGGCAAACACTATAGTATCTCAGCGTTAAACCGCATTGGTACTAAAGAGCTGACTTATGATCTGATGGCTGCTATCGATGCATTGCCTCGTGTTAAGTATGAAGTTGAAGAACAGAAAGAAAACAAAGTCGACTTTAAGTGGGATGATTACCACGCTGAACAGATTAAGAAAGTTCAGGATGAAGATGACGATGATGATTGGGATGATTGGAATGAAGATGATTATGATGTAGAGATTATCTACAAGCCATAA